The genomic window GTAATGATGTTAAAACCAGAGCTGTCTGTTCAGAAACACCAGATAAAAACCAGCCTTTAGTCCAGGATCAGCTAAAGTGTGGGGGGGAAATGAACCAGATTTGAGAACTCACCATTGAAACACACAAATGGGAGAGCGGTGATGCAGCTCTCATCATACCAGCTTCCATTAAAACTCCTCACACACTCTCCATCACCATTTGGTTCTCCTGGATTCCAGATACTGTACTGGGACTGTGTGCCCATAGACCAGACCCAGCGATACTCTGTTCCATTGTGGAGACCTATCCATACTGAACCACTGTATCCAGCATCCACTGTATTTACCAACAAACTTGCGTCGCTCATGGTGTCAGCAGTGGCCAGATCAGTGAACCTCGCTCTACAGTAACTCTGAGCATCTTGCCATGTCATGCTTTCATTCATAAACTGGTACTTAGGAGACTTGCGCACTTTAGGAAGGAAAAGACAGTAATAGATAGGCTATTTGAAGATAATCAGGATTAAAAAGCATATTGCCATTGGATTGCTTTTATCAGTACAAGCATTCCCTGTGAACTGCACCGTGATCTAACACAATACTTTACTGTCGTGGCTTCACTAATACTGTATAGCTTTGGAATTAAATTTCAGACAGTTAATACTtagtgcatttttatttttgaaagtatGTGGGAATATCACAGTGCATCCCCGGCAAAAATGGTtgctactatatagtaggtctGTCCATTGACAGGAGTAGTCACAGCTTTCTTGCATGCTTTCTGTATAGGTTAACCTATAATTTATTCGcaatttgacaaaaaaagtttgtgTTGTTTTGAGTGTCAGGTTTTCAGTTAAATTTTTTTGATAGTGATCAGCGTATTGTGCTTGTACACACTAACTGTTATACAGTAATGCACAATACTTCTATAGAAGATGAAATGATAGTCATTCATCTAATTTAGATGCTCACCTCCATGGCAGATAAAAGGATACTGTAGATCACAGCTTTCATGAGCCCATTTCCCAGACTTGATTCTTGACATGCCGACACAGTCACCAGATCCTGAACTCTGGGATGGTTGACCTGCTGCCCAGTTTCTAAAGAAGAGGCTCCATTTGTCAGACCATTCCCAAGAGTCCTGGAACAAACCAAACCAGATGTAATTTCCAGTTGTTATAACCCTGGTTATCTGGTTATTATCCTCTGAGTTGTGGATGGAGGGCAGATCTATGTAATTCTCTCTGCAGTAGCTCTGAGCATCACTCCAAGTTTTAGCGCTCCATACCAGGATGTATCCATTATTTTCTTTTGAGAGATGCAAAAAAGAATCAGTTCATAGCTCTTCTTTCCCAGTTAAACTGCTCAATAATAAATTGGAAAAGAATGGGAACTCACCCTTGTAGCACGTAAAATATCGTTTATAGCTACAATCCATATCAACCCAGAACCCGTTACGATAAGTTACACAAGATGCATTCTCATTTGGCTCTCCTGAATCCCAGTTAGAGTACGGAGAAGATTTGTCTTCTCCATTAGACCAAGCCCAGCGTGTCTGTGTCCCTCTCTTCAGTCCAATCCACACTGATCCGCTGTATCCAGCATCCACTATATTTACCAGCCTGTTCACATCATCCATGGTGTCTACAGTAGCCAGGTCAGTGTACTTCTCTCTGCAGTAACTCTGAGCCTCTGGCCACGACATTCTCAAATTTATAAAGTGGTACTGACGAGAAAGAGCAGAACTGCTCCAGAGGAGCCCTGTTAAAATCAACATGTTGAACCATCTATATGTGTACACATCATCATAAATACAGATTACAAATGACCACACCAAcctgacagcagcagcagcacaaaCAGACTCCCGTCCATGACTGCTCACACAGATCCTCTCTGCTCAATTCTGATAAGAGATGACTAAACACACATTTTCTGTGTCACAGTCATGTAAGGAGGGAATTCAAACCATATATTGCAAATGTATTGTGACTTTACATACTTCATGTCAAGAAATGCACCCTGAATATGGttaattaaacattatataactTAGCAAaccatttaatttatattcattactttttcttttaaaagtgctgcTGCGCGTCCTCGtggtgtaataagcagagtgtactcACGTTGG from Megalobrama amblycephala isolate DHTTF-2021 linkage group LG17, ASM1881202v1, whole genome shotgun sequence includes these protein-coding regions:
- the LOC125250897 gene encoding macrophage mannose receptor 1-like, coding for MDGSLFVLLLLSGLLWSSSALSRQYHFINLRMSWPEAQSYCREKYTDLATVDTMDDVNRLVNIVDAGYSGSVWIGLKRGTQTRWAWSNGEDKSSPYSNWDSGEPNENASCVTYRNGFWVDMDCSYKRYFTCYKENNGYILVWSAKTWSDAQSYCRENYIDLPSIHNSEDNNQITRVITTGNYIWFGLFQDSWEWSDKWSLFFRNWAAGQPSQSSGSGDCVGMSRIKSGKWAHESCDLQYPFICHGVRKSPKYQFMNESMTWQDAQSYCRARFTDLATADTMSDASLLVNTVDAGYSGSVWIGLHNGTEYRWVWSMGTQSQYSIWNPGEPNGDGECVRSFNGSWYDESCITALPFVCFNDSSGFNIITTAMAWRDAQSYCRKHHTDLASISSAEQQNLISNQASLWIGLFLDSWEWSDKWSLFFRYWTEGQPSQSSGSECVGMSRNNSGKWAHESCDLKRPFICHGDDTLIKKQIVKLKLSCNGKCTLNDPSIQTAILNEISEKLKSTGLESDSKISWRKREGEEVFQQKIKHTASSNNKCNKQ